From one Streptomyces sp. NBC_01478 genomic stretch:
- a CDS encoding lysylphosphatidylglycerol synthase transmembrane domain-containing protein has translation MKQQGVHPEDAEGTSDAASRPDTAGTTGQDPTEGPAETPVPGPAPGPVAGPDDCGDEPHAEEVEGDEPLLPARVHRPSDLMRLLVGFLAIVVLLAIAAFAHGTTSGLEQDINKGTGQAPDLLIKIAGLASSIAILLVPVAFAIERLIKRDGLRIADGVLAAVLAHGVTLATDLWVAKAAPGSIQEALTQPSPGDIHALTDPVHGYLAPVIAYMTAVGMSRRPRWRSVLWIVLLLDAFSMLVTGYTTPFSIILTVLIGWTVAYGTLYAVGSPNVRPTGRTLMAGLRTVGFHPVGAAREEAVDTENGDRGRRYFVTLEDGPPLDVTVVDREQQAQGFFYRAWRNLTLRGFATRSSLQSLRQALEQEALLAYAAIAAGANAPKLIATSELGPDAVMLVYEHTGGRTLDSLADEEITDDLLRNTWHQVQALQSRRIAHRRLAGDAILVDRSGTVILTDLRGGEIAAGELLLRMDVAQLVTTIGLRVGAERAVASAVGVLGPDAVADCLPMLQPIALSRSTRATLRRLSRERAQRERDAILEASRQTRLARAEEASEGSTPVLEKPDKKAVRAEQRAEKRAIDEALDEAREEDLLTQIRHQVLLIRPQAHVEPARLERVRPRTLISFIAGAIGAYFLLTQLTHIEFGPLVANAQWGWVAAAVLFSALSYFAAAMALLGFVPERVPFLRAVAAQVAGSFVKIVAPAAVGGVALNTRFLQRAGVRPGLAVASVGASQLFGLGCHILMLLSFGYLTGTEKTPSLSPSRTVIAGLLTVAVLVLVVTSVPFLRKFLVTRVRSLFAGVIPRMLDVLQRPQKLVTGIGGMLLLTACFVMCLDASIRAFGDDSTSLSLASVAVVFLAGNALGSAAPTPGGVGAVEASLTLGLIAVGLPKEVAAPAVLLYRLLTLWIPVLPGWLFFNHLSRKGSL, from the coding sequence ATGAAGCAGCAGGGTGTGCATCCCGAAGACGCGGAGGGCACCTCTGACGCTGCGTCGCGCCCGGACACCGCCGGTACGACCGGGCAGGACCCCACGGAGGGTCCCGCCGAGACGCCCGTACCCGGCCCCGCTCCTGGCCCCGTGGCCGGCCCGGACGACTGCGGTGACGAACCGCACGCCGAAGAGGTCGAGGGCGACGAACCACTGCTCCCCGCGCGCGTGCACCGCCCCTCCGATCTCATGCGCCTCCTGGTGGGCTTTCTCGCGATCGTCGTACTGCTCGCGATCGCCGCGTTCGCGCACGGCACGACCTCGGGGCTCGAACAGGACATCAACAAGGGCACCGGGCAGGCGCCCGACCTGCTGATCAAGATCGCGGGGCTGGCGTCCAGCATCGCCATCCTGCTGGTACCGGTCGCCTTCGCGATCGAGCGGCTGATCAAGCGGGACGGGCTGCGCATCGCCGACGGCGTGCTCGCCGCGGTCCTCGCGCACGGAGTGACACTCGCCACTGACCTGTGGGTCGCCAAGGCCGCCCCGGGCTCCATCCAGGAGGCGCTCACCCAGCCCTCCCCCGGCGACATCCACGCCCTCACCGACCCGGTGCACGGCTATCTGGCGCCCGTCATCGCCTACATGACCGCCGTCGGCATGTCCCGGAGGCCGCGCTGGCGCTCCGTGCTGTGGATCGTGCTGCTGCTCGACGCCTTCTCGATGCTGGTCACCGGGTACACGACGCCGTTCTCGATCATCCTGACGGTGCTGATCGGCTGGACGGTCGCCTACGGGACGCTGTACGCGGTGGGCTCCCCGAACGTCCGTCCCACCGGCCGGACGCTGATGGCGGGCCTGCGGACGGTCGGCTTCCACCCCGTGGGCGCGGCCCGCGAGGAGGCCGTGGACACGGAGAACGGCGACCGCGGCCGGCGCTACTTCGTCACCCTGGAGGACGGTCCACCGCTGGACGTCACCGTGGTCGACCGGGAGCAGCAGGCCCAGGGCTTCTTCTACCGTGCGTGGCGCAATCTGACGCTGCGCGGCTTCGCGACCCGCAGCAGCCTCCAGTCGCTGCGCCAGGCGCTGGAGCAGGAGGCCCTGCTGGCGTACGCGGCGATCGCGGCCGGGGCCAACGCCCCGAAGCTGATCGCGACCTCGGAACTCGGCCCCGACGCCGTGATGCTCGTCTACGAGCACACCGGCGGACGCACCCTCGACTCGCTCGCGGACGAGGAGATCACCGACGATCTGCTGCGCAACACCTGGCACCAGGTGCAGGCGCTGCAGTCGCGGCGCATCGCCCACCGCAGGCTGGCCGGTGACGCGATTCTGGTGGATCGTTCCGGCACGGTGATCCTGACCGACCTCCGGGGCGGCGAGATCGCGGCCGGTGAGCTGCTGCTGCGCATGGACGTCGCCCAGTTGGTGACGACGATCGGCCTGCGGGTGGGCGCCGAGCGCGCGGTGGCCTCGGCGGTCGGTGTCCTCGGCCCCGACGCCGTGGCCGACTGTCTGCCGATGCTTCAGCCGATCGCGTTGTCGCGCTCCACGCGCGCGACGCTGCGGCGCCTCTCCAGGGAGCGGGCCCAGCGGGAGCGCGACGCGATCCTCGAGGCGTCCCGGCAGACCAGGCTGGCCCGCGCGGAGGAGGCCTCGGAGGGTTCGACGCCCGTTCTCGAGAAGCCCGACAAGAAGGCCGTACGCGCGGAGCAGCGGGCCGAGAAGCGGGCCATCGACGAGGCGTTGGACGAGGCGCGCGAGGAGGATCTGCTCACCCAGATCCGGCATCAGGTGCTGCTGATCAGGCCGCAGGCGCACGTCGAACCGGCCCGTCTGGAGCGGGTGCGGCCGCGCACGCTGATCAGTTTCATCGCGGGCGCGATCGGCGCGTACTTCCTGCTGACGCAGCTCACGCACATCGAGTTCGGTCCGCTCGTCGCCAACGCCCAGTGGGGCTGGGTGGCCGCGGCCGTGCTGTTCTCGGCGCTGAGCTACTTCGCGGCGGCGATGGCCCTCCTGGGGTTCGTGCCGGAGCGCGTGCCGTTCCTGCGGGCCGTGGCGGCGCAGGTCGCCGGCTCGTTCGTGAAGATCGTGGCCCCGGCCGCGGTCGGCGGTGTCGCCCTGAACACGCGCTTCCTGCAGCGTGCCGGGGTGCGGCCCGGGCTCGCGGTGGCGAGTGTCGGCGCGTCGCAGTTGTTCGGTCTTGGCTGCCACATCCTGATGCTGCTGTCCTTCGGCTATCTCACCGGCACCGAGAAGACGCCGTCGCTGTCGCCGTCCAGGACGGTCATCGCCGGTCTGTTGACGGTGGCGGTGCTCGTGCTCGTGGTGACCTCGGTGCCGTTCCTGCGGAAGTTCCTCGTCACGCGCGTGCGGTCGCTTTTCGCGGGTGTCATCCCGCGCATGCTCGACGTGCTGCAGCGACCGCAGAAGCTGGTCACCGGCATCGGCGGCATGCTGCTGCTGACGGCCTGCTTCGTGATGTGCCTGGACGCGTCGATCCGGGCGTTCGGCGACGATTCGACATCGCTCAGTCTGGCCAGCGTCGCCGTCGTCTTCCTCGCGGGCAACGCGCTCGGTTCCGCGGCCCCGACCCCGGGCGGTGTGGGCGCGGTCGAGGCGAGCCTGACCCTCGGCCTGATCGCCGTGGGCCTCCCCAAGGAGGTCGCCGCTCCGGCGGTGCTGCTGTACCGGCTGCTGACGCTGTGGATTCCGGTGCTGCCGGGCTGGCTGTTCTTCAACCACCTGTCCCGCAAGGGCTCCCTGTAG
- a CDS encoding MGMT family protein, whose amino-acid sequence MSEESLPDGTGPEHADGPEYDDVRPEHGDALPEYAERVLDVADRIPPGRVMTYGDVAEWLEEGGPRQVGRVMALYGGAVPWWRVVRADGTLLPGHELEALDSYRAEGTPLKEASRAAEGHLPRVDMKRARWDGGERADGHT is encoded by the coding sequence ATGAGCGAGGAGAGCCTTCCGGACGGCACCGGCCCCGAGCATGCCGACGGCCCCGAGTACGACGATGTCCGCCCGGAGCACGGGGACGCGCTGCCCGAGTACGCCGAGCGCGTCCTCGACGTGGCCGACCGGATTCCGCCCGGGCGCGTCATGACGTACGGGGACGTCGCGGAGTGGCTGGAGGAGGGCGGGCCGCGCCAGGTCGGCCGCGTGATGGCCCTCTACGGGGGAGCCGTTCCGTGGTGGCGGGTCGTCCGCGCGGACGGCACGTTGCTCCCGGGCCACGAACTGGAGGCGCTCGACAGCTACCGCGCGGAGGGCACCCCTCTGAAGGAGGCGAGCAGAGCCGCCGAGGGGCACCTGCCACGCGTCGACATGAAACGGGCGCGATGGGACGGCGGCGAGCGCGCGGACGGTCACACCTGA
- a CDS encoding ATP-dependent helicase: MSSSSSTRRLSHPQVRQGSRGAYRLVRTPPTRPAPPRLDAPQRSVVDHETGPLLVLAGPGTGKTTTLVESVAARIARGGDPARILVLTFSRKAAVELRDRMALRIGAARAPRATTFHSFCYALVRAHQDSDLFVEPLRLLSGPEQDVAVRELLAGQPDLERLGLAHVRWPDELRACLTTRGFADEVRAVLARSRELGLGPHALDAFARSIGRPDWRAAAAFLAEYLDVLDLQGVLDYAELVHRAVLLAHRPEVAERLAAQYDAVFVDEYQDTDPAQVRLLQALAGGGRTLVAFGDPDQSIYTFRGADVNGILDFPSAFPRAGGHPAPVEVLRTSRRSGATLLNATRLLTQRMPLTRLPAQKVRAHRELSPVRDGGRVEVYTYPTSGTELDNIADILRRAHLEDGVPWSDMAVLVRAGSRTIPTIRRALTVAGVPLDIDGDDLPLRHEPAVAPLLTALRAVAAAEASGSTPAASADAQDSSADTAPEEPAPDTSWLDTETALTLLASPLAAMDAADLRRLGRALREEERAGGNPVPPPSDELLTRALAEPERLVAHDPTYARGAQRLGALLRKARERLAGGGTAEEALWDLWQGTPWPGRLERAALRGGAAGRNADRDLDAVCALFATAARAEERTGGRGALNFLEEIDAEDIAADTLTRRAVRPDAVRLMTAHRSKGLEWRLVVVAGVQEGLWPDLRRRGSLLEADRIGRDGLAEPLTPGALLAEERRLFYVAATRARERLVVTAVKAPADDGDQPSRFLTELGVEPKDVTGRPRRPLSVAALVAELRATTVDPSVSETLRAAAARRLAKLAALADEEGRALVPSAHPYRWWGMYDPTESKVPLRDRDQPVVLSGSALDQLANTCALQWFLGREVKADAPATAAQGFGNVVHVLADEVASGRTPADLAALMERLDTVWNALAFDAPWKSAQEKDNARVALERFLKWHVDSNGIRTGRTPVASEHDFDVTLEAGDYEVRIRGSMDRVEADGEGRAYVVDFKTGKQTPTAREVERHPQLAVYQLAVREGAVDEAFDGVRPEPGGAELVQLRQGAAQRDGGETVPKVQAQKPLEGEWAGELLATAAGKVLDERFTPTAGQHCAHCAFRASCSARPEGRHVVE; the protein is encoded by the coding sequence GTGAGCTCCTCTTCCTCCACCAGGCGCCTGTCGCACCCCCAGGTGCGACAGGGGAGTCGTGGCGCTTACCGACTGGTGCGTACCCCGCCGACCCGGCCGGCTCCCCCTCGTCTGGACGCGCCACAGCGCTCGGTGGTTGACCACGAGACCGGTCCGCTGCTCGTCCTCGCAGGTCCCGGCACCGGCAAGACCACCACCCTCGTGGAGTCCGTCGCAGCCCGGATCGCCCGGGGAGGTGACCCCGCGCGGATCCTCGTGCTGACGTTCAGCCGCAAGGCCGCCGTCGAACTGCGCGACCGTATGGCGCTGCGCATCGGAGCCGCCCGCGCGCCCCGCGCGACCACCTTCCACTCGTTCTGCTACGCCCTGGTCCGCGCCCACCAGGACAGCGACCTGTTCGTCGAGCCCCTACGGCTGCTGTCCGGCCCCGAACAGGACGTCGCCGTACGCGAACTGCTCGCCGGCCAGCCCGACCTGGAGCGGCTCGGCCTCGCCCATGTGCGCTGGCCGGACGAACTGCGGGCCTGCCTCACCACCCGAGGCTTCGCCGACGAGGTCCGCGCGGTCCTCGCCCGCAGCCGCGAACTGGGCCTGGGCCCCCACGCCCTGGACGCCTTCGCCCGCAGTATCGGCCGCCCCGACTGGCGTGCCGCCGCCGCCTTCCTCGCCGAGTACCTCGACGTACTCGACCTCCAAGGAGTGCTCGACTACGCGGAACTGGTCCACCGCGCGGTGCTCCTCGCCCACCGCCCCGAGGTCGCCGAGCGGCTCGCCGCGCAGTACGACGCGGTGTTCGTGGACGAGTACCAGGACACCGATCCGGCCCAGGTACGGCTGCTGCAGGCCCTCGCCGGCGGCGGCCGCACCCTCGTCGCCTTCGGCGACCCCGACCAGTCGATCTACACGTTCCGGGGCGCCGACGTGAACGGCATCCTGGACTTCCCGAGTGCGTTCCCGCGCGCGGGAGGCCACCCGGCCCCCGTAGAGGTGCTCCGGACCTCCCGCCGCTCCGGCGCCACCCTGCTGAACGCCACCCGCCTGCTGACCCAGCGCATGCCCCTGACCAGGCTCCCGGCCCAGAAGGTGCGCGCCCACCGCGAGCTGTCCCCGGTGCGGGACGGCGGCCGCGTCGAGGTGTACACGTACCCGACCTCCGGCACGGAACTGGACAACATCGCCGACATCCTCCGCAGGGCACACCTGGAGGACGGCGTCCCCTGGAGCGACATGGCCGTCCTGGTGCGCGCCGGTTCCCGGACGATCCCCACGATCCGACGCGCCCTCACGGTGGCCGGCGTCCCCCTCGACATCGACGGCGACGACCTGCCCCTGCGCCACGAACCCGCGGTGGCACCCCTGCTGACGGCATTGCGGGCGGTGGCGGCGGCGGAGGCGTCCGGGAGCACCCCTGCGGCATCTGCCGACGCCCAGGACAGCTCCGCGGACACCGCTCCCGAGGAGCCCGCACCGGACACCTCCTGGCTCGACACCGAAACCGCTCTCACCCTGCTCGCCTCCCCCCTCGCCGCCATGGACGCCGCCGACCTGCGCCGCCTGGGCCGGGCGCTGCGCGAGGAGGAGCGGGCCGGGGGCAACCCCGTACCGCCGCCCTCGGACGAGCTGCTCACGCGGGCGCTCGCAGAGCCGGAGCGGCTGGTCGCGCACGACCCCACCTACGCGCGGGGAGCCCAGCGCCTGGGCGCGCTGCTGCGCAAGGCCCGCGAGCGCCTCGCGGGCGGCGGTACGGCCGAGGAGGCGCTGTGGGACCTCTGGCAGGGCACACCGTGGCCCGGGCGCCTGGAGAGGGCCGCACTGCGCGGCGGCGCGGCCGGGCGCAACGCGGACCGCGACCTGGACGCCGTCTGCGCGCTGTTCGCGACCGCGGCCCGCGCGGAGGAGCGCACCGGAGGCCGGGGCGCCCTCAACTTCCTGGAGGAGATCGACGCCGAGGACATCGCCGCCGACACGCTCACACGGCGTGCCGTACGCCCCGACGCCGTACGCCTGATGACCGCGCACCGCTCCAAGGGCCTGGAGTGGCGCCTGGTCGTGGTGGCCGGCGTCCAGGAGGGCCTGTGGCCGGACCTGCGCCGACGCGGCTCCCTCCTGGAGGCGGACCGCATCGGCCGCGACGGACTCGCCGAACCGCTTACCCCGGGGGCCCTGCTCGCCGAGGAACGCCGCCTGTTCTACGTCGCCGCCACACGCGCGCGTGAACGCCTCGTCGTCACCGCCGTGAAGGCCCCCGCGGACGACGGCGACCAGCCGTCCCGCTTCCTCACCGAACTCGGCGTCGAGCCCAAGGACGTCACCGGCCGCCCGCGCCGCCCGCTGTCGGTCGCCGCACTCGTCGCCGAGCTGCGTGCCACGACCGTCGACCCGAGCGTGTCCGAGACCCTCAGGGCGGCCGCCGCGCGCCGCCTGGCCAAGCTGGCCGCGCTCGCCGACGAGGAGGGCCGCGCGCTGGTCCCGTCCGCGCACCCGTACCGCTGGTGGGGGATGTACGACCCGACCGAGAGCAAGGTGCCGCTGCGTGACCGCGACCAGCCCGTCGTGCTGTCCGGAAGCGCCCTCGACCAGCTCGCCAACACCTGTGCCCTGCAATGGTTCCTGGGCCGTGAGGTGAAGGCCGACGCGCCCGCGACCGCCGCCCAGGGCTTCGGGAACGTGGTGCACGTCCTCGCCGACGAGGTCGCCTCCGGACGCACCCCCGCCGACCTCGCCGCCCTCATGGAGCGCCTCGACACCGTGTGGAACGCGCTCGCCTTCGACGCGCCCTGGAAGTCGGCGCAGGAGAAGGACAACGCGCGCGTGGCGCTCGAACGCTTCCTGAAGTGGCACGTCGACTCCAACGGCATCCGCACCGGCCGTACGCCCGTCGCCAGCGAGCACGACTTCGACGTCACCCTCGAAGCGGGCGACTACGAAGTACGCATCCGCGGCTCCATGGACCGCGTCGAGGCGGACGGTGAAGGACGCGCCTACGTGGTCGACTTCAAGACCGGCAAGCAGACGCCGACCGCCCGCGAGGTGGAGCGCCACCCCCAACTCGCCGTCTACCAGCTCGCGGTCCGCGAGGGCGCCGTCGACGAGGCCTTCGACGGAGTGCGCCCCGAACCGGGCGGCGCCGAACTCGTCCAACTGCGCCAGGGCGCCGCCCAGCGGGACGGCGGCGAGACCGTGCCCAAGGTGCAGGCCCAGAAGCCGCTGGAGGGGGAGTGGGCCGGTGAACTGCTGGCCACGGCCGCGGGCAAGGTCCTCGACGAACGGTTCACGCCCACGGCAGGCCAGCACTGCGCGCACTGCGCGTTCCGGGCCTCGTGCAGCGCGCGGCCCGAGGGACGACACGTGGTCGAGTAA